In Mucilaginibacter boryungensis, a single window of DNA contains:
- a CDS encoding DUF4271 domain-containing protein yields the protein MRLIVLCFVCLMFYLQAFAFQDTSALRRPDTNRYNQVNVIDSVAAAMAARQKFVEDSLSMQYIRYPDSTRVNMFAVQMMHDTTLFYTGYGFLDIHLKAKSVVREGSARVKREQWTIGIIILLLLYAGILNLVMDKDIEIVFRSFYNKRSVQAGKEESLLNSRAFIALFVLFGLTSGLFIYQVSAAYDKFYSITGFQLFVSLSVIIVVLFALKLLVLRFIGFIFNVNKVVGEYISILYLTYFNIAFVFLPLTLCFCLLPTQYSKAILIVALILAIVVFVWQYLRSSVNIISNFRFHKFYLFIYLCALEICPVLILIKALNI from the coding sequence ATGCGATTAATTGTGCTGTGTTTTGTTTGTTTGATGTTTTATCTGCAGGCTTTCGCCTTTCAGGATACATCGGCACTTAGGCGCCCGGATACCAACCGTTATAACCAGGTAAACGTAATAGACTCGGTTGCGGCTGCTATGGCGGCACGGCAAAAATTTGTGGAAGATTCGCTTTCCATGCAATATATCCGCTACCCCGATTCGACCCGTGTAAACATGTTTGCCGTGCAAATGATGCACGATACCACCCTTTTTTATACAGGTTATGGGTTTCTTGATATCCATTTAAAAGCTAAAAGTGTAGTGCGCGAGGGTAGCGCAAGGGTTAAACGCGAGCAGTGGACCATTGGCATTATTATATTGCTGCTGCTGTATGCAGGTATCCTAAACCTGGTAATGGATAAGGATATTGAAATTGTTTTTCGATCGTTCTATAATAAACGGTCGGTACAGGCAGGTAAAGAAGAAAGCTTACTAAATTCGCGGGCCTTTATAGCGCTTTTTGTACTGTTCGGGTTAACATCAGGGCTGTTTATTTACCAGGTATCAGCCGCGTACGATAAATTTTACAGTATAACAGGTTTCCAGTTGTTCGTATCATTATCGGTAATAATTGTGGTGCTTTTCGCGCTTAAGTTACTGGTACTAAGGTTTATTGGTTTTATTTTTAACGTTAACAAGGTAGTGGGTGAATATATCTCCATCCTGTACCTTACCTACTTTAATATCGCCTTTGTTTTTTTACCGTTAACGCTTTGTTTTTGCTTGCTGCCCACACAATATAGTAAAGCGATATTAATTGTGGCGCTTATTTTAGCCATTGTGGTTTTTGTTTGGCAATACCTGCGCAGCAGTGTAAACATAATTTCGAATTTTAGATTTCATAAATTTTATTTATTTATCTATCTTTGTGCCCTCGAAATTTGCCCTGTTTTAATATTAATAAAGGCACTGAATATATAG
- a CDS encoding uroporphyrinogen-III synthase yields MEDRKKKVKSILVTLPKPENDKNPYAELAKKYNLKIDFRSFIHVEGVPASVFRKEKINLADFTAVIFTSRNSADHFFRICEEMRFEVPVEMKYFCLTENIALYLQKYIQYRKRKIFFGKQTAADLAEVLKKHNAEKFLYPCSDVAAEETQKFLLDNGYNFTPAVLFRTVCSDLSDLREVFYDIIAFFSPSSIQSLYKNFPDFQQNNTRLAAFGATTHKALLEAGLILDIPAPTPNAPSMTMAIEQYIKQVNK; encoded by the coding sequence TTGGAAGATAGAAAGAAAAAGGTAAAAAGCATATTGGTTACCCTGCCCAAACCAGAGAACGACAAGAACCCATATGCCGAACTGGCAAAAAAATACAATCTAAAGATTGATTTTCGCTCGTTCATCCACGTAGAGGGGGTACCTGCAAGTGTTTTCCGCAAGGAAAAAATAAACCTGGCCGATTTCACCGCGGTGATCTTTACCAGCCGTAACTCGGCCGATCATTTTTTCCGCATTTGTGAGGAAATGCGTTTTGAGGTGCCTGTGGAAATGAAATACTTCTGCTTAACAGAAAATATAGCATTATACCTTCAAAAGTATATCCAATACCGTAAGCGTAAAATATTTTTCGGCAAACAAACAGCTGCCGATTTAGCTGAAGTTTTGAAAAAGCACAATGCCGAAAAGTTCCTGTACCCATGTTCGGATGTGGCGGCCGAGGAAACCCAGAAATTTTTGCTGGATAACGGCTACAATTTTACCCCGGCGGTATTATTCCGCACCGTTTGCAGCGATCTTTCCGACCTGCGCGAGGTGTTTTATGATATTATCGCTTTCTTTAGCCCCTCAAGCATACAATCATTATATAAAAACTTCCCCGATTTTCAGCAAAACAATACCCGTTTAGCTGCATTTGGCGCCACAACGCACAAAGCGCTACTGGAGGCTGGCCTGATATTGGATATACCTGCACCTACGCCTAACGCCCCGTCTATGACAATGGCTATTGAACAATACATTAAGCAGGTAAACAAATAA
- the porK gene encoding T9SS ring complex lipoprotein PorK/GldK → MKQIYFLLVLLACGVIYGCGSTSDSRGELKPPPRKAFRAEIPYGMVYIPGGSFLMGQTDQDVTFAQITQNKQVTIPPFFMDQTEITNSQYKMFVNWVRDSIAITNYLNDDKYYYKPKGAAANPNGRKYIDWAKVQRMPIWSNTSRGKANPNASKLQGMFYQGDDRVFDRDELDVRMLKYNYSSLSLREAANGRNDKTKKRSDFILRDTVPVYPDTLVWLSDFSYAANEPMVQGYFSHPAYRNYPVVGVTWRQANAFNNWRSRFNDAYKDKIKQPHRQPYALPTDAEFEYAARGGRIGTDYPWGGPYIKNAKGCLMANFKPGRGNYADDGGYYTVNVRSYFPNDYGLYNMAGNVAEWTNSAYDESASSFVHDLAPTFNYNAKSTDPEVVKRKVIKGGSWKDIGYFLQNSSKSFEYQDSAKSYIGFRSVTSYLGRDIKDKR, encoded by the coding sequence ATGAAGCAGATATACTTTCTATTGGTGCTATTGGCTTGTGGTGTGATATACGGTTGCGGGTCAACCAGTGATAGCAGGGGGGAACTTAAACCTCCTCCGCGCAAAGCTTTTCGTGCTGAAATACCTTATGGGATGGTTTATATCCCTGGCGGCTCATTTCTGATGGGACAGACTGATCAGGATGTAACCTTCGCGCAAATTACCCAGAACAAACAGGTTACCATTCCTCCATTTTTTATGGACCAGACCGAGATAACCAATAGCCAATATAAAATGTTTGTGAATTGGGTGCGCGATTCCATAGCCATCACCAACTATTTAAACGACGATAAATATTATTACAAACCCAAAGGTGCGGCAGCTAATCCTAATGGCCGTAAATATATCGACTGGGCTAAAGTGCAGCGTATGCCTATATGGAGCAACACTTCTCGTGGAAAAGCCAATCCAAATGCGTCGAAATTACAGGGGATGTTTTACCAGGGCGACGACCGCGTGTTTGATCGTGACGAACTGGATGTGCGTATGTTAAAATACAATTACAGCAGCCTTTCACTGCGTGAAGCTGCCAACGGTCGTAACGACAAGACAAAAAAACGTTCGGACTTTATTTTACGGGATACTGTTCCTGTTTACCCGGATACATTGGTTTGGTTAAGCGATTTTTCGTACGCCGCTAACGAGCCAATGGTGCAAGGATACTTCTCGCATCCGGCTTACCGGAACTATCCTGTTGTAGGTGTTACCTGGCGCCAGGCTAATGCGTTTAACAACTGGCGCTCACGTTTTAACGATGCTTATAAAGATAAAATAAAACAACCCCACCGTCAGCCCTATGCGCTGCCTACGGATGCCGAGTTTGAATATGCGGCACGTGGTGGCCGTATCGGTACCGATTATCCATGGGGAGGGCCATATATTAAAAACGCCAAGGGATGCCTGATGGCCAACTTTAAACCTGGCCGTGGTAACTATGCTGATGACGGCGGATACTATACCGTAAACGTACGCTCATATTTCCCTAACGATTATGGTTTGTATAATATGGCTGGTAACGTAGCCGAATGGACAAATTCGGCTTATGACGAATCTGCATCATCGTTTGTGCACGATTTGGCCCCAACGTTTAATTACAATGCTAAATCAACGGATCCTGAAGTGGTGAAAAGGAAAGTGATAAAAGGCGGATCATGGAAAGATATCGGCTATTTTCTGCAAAACTCATCCAAATCATTTGAATACCAGGATTCTGCAAAATCGTACATCGGTTTCCGTAGCGTAACCAGCTATCTTGGCCGTGATATTAAAGACAAACGATAA
- the cls gene encoding cardiolipin synthase — MHWYILTALYVLLVVFVCLKVLYDIRSTSKTFAYLLVVIFLPGIGIIIYFAVGANYRKNKIYSKKIINDSKLLDDIRENIKNESEKAWNNGNPQVKRHQKLARLLLRDNSPLTGSNTVKLLLNGEEKFPEVIKALQAAKHHIHMEYYIFENGDIGNQIKDILIQKAAEGVAVRLIYDDFGSRSIRKQFVQELIDGGVEAYPFYKIWFIALSNRTNYRNHRKIIVIDGCTGFVGGINVSDRYINTGKKQVYWRDTHVMINGPGMAYLQNVFICDWNFCAGKRLPIVPEYFCTKKTSGKAIVQIAASGPDSDTPTIMFSLLETIALAQEELLITSPYFIPGESVLDALCIAAMSGVKVKLLVPAVADSALVNAAARSYYGEILAAGAEVYLYQKGFVHAKTVVSDGQLAIIGTANMDHRSFELNFEVNSLIYDNEIAGQLRDVFYNDLKNARQINPKTWARRTMFKQLPEKLCRLLSPLL, encoded by the coding sequence ATGCATTGGTATATCCTCACCGCTTTATATGTTCTGCTGGTTGTTTTTGTTTGTTTGAAGGTGTTGTATGATATCCGTTCGACCAGTAAAACATTTGCTTACCTGCTGGTGGTTATTTTTTTACCGGGAATTGGTATCATCATATATTTTGCTGTTGGGGCCAATTATCGTAAAAACAAAATTTATAGTAAAAAGATAATCAACGACAGTAAATTACTTGATGATATACGAGAAAATATCAAAAATGAATCTGAAAAAGCATGGAACAATGGCAACCCCCAGGTAAAGCGGCATCAAAAACTGGCACGGCTGCTGCTTAGGGACAATAGTCCGTTAACAGGCAGTAATACCGTTAAGCTACTGCTGAACGGCGAAGAAAAATTTCCTGAAGTGATCAAAGCATTGCAAGCAGCAAAGCACCATATCCATATGGAATACTACATTTTCGAGAATGGGGATATCGGCAATCAGATTAAAGATATTTTAATTCAAAAAGCGGCCGAAGGGGTGGCAGTCCGCTTAATTTATGATGATTTTGGCAGCCGGTCTATACGTAAACAATTTGTACAGGAACTGATAGACGGCGGGGTGGAGGCTTATCCGTTTTACAAGATATGGTTCATTGCGCTATCTAACCGTACCAACTACCGTAACCACCGCAAAATTATTGTTATTGATGGTTGTACCGGCTTTGTAGGCGGGATAAATGTGAGTGACAGGTATATCAATACCGGTAAAAAGCAGGTGTATTGGCGCGATACCCACGTAATGATCAATGGCCCGGGGATGGCCTACCTGCAAAATGTTTTTATTTGCGACTGGAACTTTTGCGCCGGTAAGCGATTGCCTATAGTGCCCGAGTATTTTTGCACTAAAAAAACAAGCGGTAAAGCTATTGTACAAATAGCCGCCAGCGGCCCCGACTCGGACACGCCCACCATTATGTTTTCCTTGCTGGAAACTATTGCCCTGGCGCAAGAGGAGTTATTGATCACCTCGCCTTATTTTATACCAGGCGAAAGTGTGCTCGACGCGCTTTGTATTGCAGCAATGAGTGGGGTTAAGGTGAAATTACTGGTACCGGCTGTAGCCGATTCGGCTTTGGTTAATGCTGCCGCGCGGTCTTACTATGGCGAGATCCTGGCTGCCGGCGCCGAGGTTTACCTTTATCAAAAAGGGTTTGTACATGCCAAAACCGTTGTATCCGATGGGCAGTTGGCCATTATTGGCACCGCCAATATGGACCACCGTAGCTTTGAACTCAATTTTGAGGTAAACAGCCTCATTTACGATAATGAGATTGCCGGTCAGTTACGCGATGTATTTTATAACGACCTGAAAAACGCGCGCCAAATTAACCCTAAAACCTGGGCCAGGCGCACTATGTTTAAACAATTGCCCGAAAAGTTGTGCAGGCTGTTGTCGCCGCTTTTATAA